Genomic DNA from Xiphophorus hellerii strain 12219 chromosome 16, Xiphophorus_hellerii-4.1, whole genome shotgun sequence:
TTGTCCTCCTCTAACTCCTCCTCCATCTCAACTTTCTCCAGAGCCACTTCGTTCTCGTAGCAAAACGAGTTCCTCAGGCTGGAAGAATTCGATTTCTTCTCAGCCAGCTCCCTAGCACTACAAGTGGGAGTGCTGGGCACCTCGTAGGTGTTGTCAAATCTTGAGTAGTCTACTTTGTAGTAGTTCTTTTCTTCAAAGAGCACTGGCTCAAAGCGGTGGCCCCAGAGGATCTCGCCGGCCACGTAGGAGCTCCGACACTGAGTTGTCATGGCAGTGGCCTCCACCATACCCTCGAGAATCACAACAATCTCAAACTCTGAGGTCTCCAGCTCCTGCTTGTTCATCTCGTAGAATGGGCTGTCCTCATCAATCTCATGCACGATGGTGATCGGAGATACAAGGAAGATTCTGTCGATCCCACTGTCAAAGCCGACGTCAATGTCTACCTGATCCAGAGGAATGAACTCTCCCTCCACTGTGGTGCGGGACTTGAGGAGCTGCGCCCTGACGTGAGCCTCTACCAAGTGACTTTTCCTCAGGTTTCCAACCCTCCACATCAGGCATAGCTTACCGTCCCTCATTGCTACCGCAGCATAGTGGCTGAACACAAGAGTCTCATTCCTCTTCTTGGGCTTTGCCATCTTGGCCATGACGGCACCAATGATAAAAGCATCAATAATGCAGCCCACAATGCTTTGAAACACCACCATGAAAACAGCAATGGGACATTCCTCCGTCACATAGCGGTAACCATACCCAATTGTGGTTTGGGTCtcgactgaaaacaaaaaggctgCAGTGAAGCTGTCCACATTGGAAACACATAATTGAGTCTCATTCTCCAAGTCCCCATAAACCAGTGCCACGACCCAGAAGACAAGTCCAAAAAACAACCATGACAagaggaaagacagacagaaTATGACAAACATCCAGCGCCAGCGGATGTCCACGCAGGTGGTGAAGATATCTGCCAGGTAGCGCTGGCCTTTTTCGCTCATATTGATAAACTGCACATTGCAGTGGCCGTCCTTGCTGACAAAGCGGCTCTGACGCTGCTGCTCCATGTGTCCTTTGTTTACGTTGCCATTCCCGTAGCCATTTGGAACGGCGATGGATGCTAACTTCATGCCATCTTCCTCTGAGGACACGATGCTGTAACGGTGGCTACGCAGGCTCCCCATCACTTCCAATTGTGGGGGCTGGGCCAGTTCTGCTTTGGAAAACAGtctcagtttttggtagaagcGTTGGAGAAACAGTTTTGAGTTCTCTGGGGGTCAATCTAGGGCAGGAAATGTGGCCAGCAGGACTTGGGCCTGTGGAGAGGATGTTCTTCTCTGGCAGTGCTGTGCACCGTCGGTGAGGGTAGTTCACTCCTCTCTGACACTTGCTTTGAGTCTCATCAGTGACAGGGGCTATGaaatataaagacaaaaacaaaatcatattaTAACATGCTGTCTGAAAACTGGATTGCATGCTTCAAATTAACAGTATTGTTACAGTAGTTGCAAAGAAGTTAAAAAGTATAAACAATACACGTGGACTTAAATGTATCCTTATCGTGCAGCTTTTTGCAAAAAAGTTTGTTCAGTGTACTTAAATGCTATAAAGAAGTTACAGATTATACACTGCAGTGTATAccacaatgaaattaaatactaaaatatctattttattgTACTAGCTATTTTAATTGCCcatttaaaaaagcattattaCTTAACCAGTAACCTTGTACTTTGTGAAACAGAGCATCAAGgacagcaaaaacaga
This window encodes:
- the LOC116736282 gene encoding inward rectifier potassium channel 2-like, which gives rise to MGSLRSHRYSIVSSEEDGMKLASIAVPNGYGNGNVNKGHMEQQRQSRFVSKDGHCNVQFINMSEKGQRYLADIFTTCVDIRWRWMFVIFCLSFLLSWLFFGLVFWVVALVYGDLENETQLCVSNVDSFTAAFLFSVETQTTIGYGYRYVTEECPIAVFMVVFQSIVGCIIDAFIIGAVMAKMAKPKKRNETLVFSHYAAVAMRDGKLCLMWRVGNLRKSHLVEAHVRAQLLKSRTTVEGEFIPLDQVDIDVGFDSGIDRIFLVSPITIVHEIDEDSPFYEMNKQELETSEFEIVVILEGMVEATAMTTQCRSSYVAGEILWGHRFEPVLFEEKNYYKVDYSRFDNTYEVPSTPTCSARELAEKKSNSSSLRNSFCYENEVALEKVEMEEELEEDNSRLMRDAEVSGLEDTSADLVSNSECNLDCLPLEARPFTAESEI